A window of Candidatus Hydrogenedentota bacterium genomic DNA:
CTGCTCCATTTCCTGAATCTGCGGCGCGGCGATGTTGAACACACCCGTGTATTCGCCGTTGCCCTTGGCGGAAACGGACTTCACCTCTTCTTCTGGCGGCGCGGGCAATGGCTTCTCCACATCGGTCTTGTAAGTGATGGGTTCGATGCCCCTGCTCGCGCGGAAGTCCCACGGGGCCAACGGCGTTTCCTCGCTCCAGAGCCCCTTCTTCGCCTCGATAGCCTCCGCGTTCACCCGTTTCAAGTCGCTGCTGTCCTTGGCGTGTTCCTGGTCCCACCAGGCGAGGCCCGCCTCGACCAGCGCCAGATTCAAGTTCTTGCCGTCCGGCAACAGAACCCATGCCACGGATTTGCCCTGATTGTCCTGCGTTACCACTTGAACCTTGACATCCTTCGCCAGGGCCAGATCGGTGCATAGAGACTTGGCGTCGTCGGCGAACAACTGACCGGACTCCGGGCAGTCCACGGCATACAGGCGCACCTCCTCCGTGCGCCCGTCGTGCTCGATGGACACCAGGTCGCCCGCGGAAACCGCCACCACCTTGCCGGTGAATTCCTCGGTTTCGCCGGGGGCAATTCCCGCCGGTAACGCCAGCATCAGTATGGACAGAATTGAAGAGACGATTCGCATGGCCTTGTCTCCGTTTTTCGCAGACGCAATTCTCACGTTTCACCATACTACCGCCGGGCTGGCCTGGAAACAAGTGAAAATCAAGAACGGGCATAGGTGGTATGGACGGCTCGTGTGTCAGACGGGATTGATGATAATCGCCTGGTAGAGGCGCAGCGCGGGGATAGTCACCGTGACGCTCCTGCTCGTGGGCAGAAAAGAGACGGGTTCCGCCGTGTCGACGGGGCTGCGCGTCTCCACGCTCGAAACCTGGTATCCGTCGGGCAAAGGCACGGTGATGGCGACCTGTTCCGCGCGTAAGGGTTCTCCGGCGTGGGTGCGGATATTCCAGCCTCCGTTGCTGTTCCCATCGGCGGGCGTGTCGGAAAGAACCGGCACGTTGTAGTTCAGGGCATGAACGACGATGCGAGGCGGTTTTCCGTCCTGTTGCGGCACGCGGTAGGCGTGAAGATACACGCACGGGGACGTTTCCGCGGGGCACCAGCGCAACCGGAGGCCAAGGGCTTGTTCGAGCCGGGCCACGAAGCCCGCGCCCAGGTCTGCGCCTGTTTCCAGGTCTTTTGCCCTCGCTTCGACGAGGCAATCGCGCGTCTTCTCAATATCGAGAGAACGCTCTTCCATGAGACACCAGAAATCCGAGGCGCGCGCCGGCACGTCGGCGTCCGCGAGGCGCAGGATCGCGCCGCTGCCGTGGGGCGCGGCCTGGAAACCGCTGGCGACGCCGAGCG
This region includes:
- a CDS encoding thermonuclease family protein, with protein sequence MRIVSSILSILMLALPAGIAPGETEEFTGKVVAVSAGDLVSIEHDGRTEEVRLYAVDCPESGQLFADDAKSLCTDLALAKDVKVQVVTQDNQGKSVAWVLLPDGKNLNLALVEAGLAWWDQEHAKDSSDLKRVNAEAIEAKKGLWSEETPLAPWDFRASRGIEPITYKTDVEKPLPAPPEEEVKSVSAKGNGEYTGVFNIAAPQIQEMEQLDPTALLLQHPPQPVKDASGKITGWTAPNISQIPFATQLGFQDGDVITSVNGIPVGDMATMMQMAPQFQGVKQFRVDVQRGGQTVPITINLP